GGGGTATGGTTATACGAACACTTGGTCATGAGTTATGGAAGTAGTCGGAGGAAATCAAGCTTTCTgcgagtactgctaaagcaatacatatcccctGTCGGGCTCAACACATTGTCATATATCATAACTTTAAGGatcataactctgtgaaaaacaGCTAAACCGCTatgaaacttgatctgtaacagtacattgtacagctatacacaaaatttcagctcaatatcttgaggcattccAAACAAAATGTCCGGAATGTTGTTTCTCTGATATCTTTgtatcaagggccataactccatcaaaaatgggtatCATCAGaaaagtcaaatttgatctgtgACAGTACATGCTAAAGCtatgcacaaaatttcagctcaatattttgaggcattccCCAAAAAAGGTCAGGAAAACTATATGCGagacagacaaatggacagacagacagacagagactaAACCTACAGTCCTCTGCAGCATTGACAAAGTAACAATGCAGAAATAGCCTTAGCTGTCAGTGATCCCACTGGTGAAATGAACTTAATGGTTTTTTTTACCTAAGTGATGTGTCTGCTCTCGCAGTTTCATGGTCTTGTCAAAATCGACAGGATCAACTTTCATTCGGCCATCCAAGCGGGATTTCAAGTCGCTAAGGCTGGTGACGAGTTTGTGAATGCCTGAACTGGGTGACAAATCATCTGTCACACGAACAGAAAACATAGACGAGGCCAGGCCAGAACCGTATGAAAACAGGACGGCTCTCTTCCCAGCTATCTGTTCCACAGTGTGACTGAAATAATAAAGAGAAaaatttcttttcaaataaATTCCTTGTACAATTCTGACAAcactgttaaattattattattattattatttttttttttttaatttatttccccAGATCATTTTGGCAAagtcaaggttggggtgccttgccTCAATGCCGTACAGAATTTATATGCatagaaaatattcaaatatattcaacatacgcacacatttaaatagatatataaaatgtacacagtttgtttaattgtacagtacattaattttttttataaactaaatCATGGATATTAAAATGCACTCAATATACACCCGTAAGCTATTTATTATGGTTATTTGTTCTGAGGACAGGCTAGTACAGAGAAAACAaggttgaaaaaaaagaagaaaaaaaatgtggtTGTAGTATTACAAAGGTGGACAACGATGagaaaaacaaaggaaaaaaagaagagaaaagacaaaaaaaaagaagagagagaagatatTAGTTAGTTTGAAATATCGTGATTGTAACACTATCATAATAGAGATGGAGTAATGAGATTTAAAAATAGagataaaaaaacccaagaattataatacaggctatgaaaacaaaaaacacgaaAATGTATGCTgaacaaatttttttaatatctttatgAAAAGTGTATTAAAACAATTGATTCCAAGAGTTTAAAAAAGTATGTACACTAAGATAACTTtttaaatacccccccccccccaaaaaaaaagtcaGATAAAGTTCTTTAAATAACTAAAATGTCATttccaatttatttattatataaaaaatactactactagtttACATAAAATACTAGTCATTTTAATTCgtgttacatttaaaaaaaaaaaaaaagctaaacattttaattttacccgATGTATGGAGGACAAGTggttaaaacacaaacacatataaaacattatgtatGTTATGCAAAGTATTAAAAGTATCCATTTTAACAATAGTACTCTAATAcataattcgggcaaaataccTGAAGAAACTTAAGGTTACTTACTGGCTAATGAAGGAGGCCAAACCACCATATAAGGAAGGTGTGTACATGTTGCCAACTTGGTTGGCAAGCATAAGTGATGGTTTCGTTTTCTTCTCAAATATCGGTTTACTAGCGTTCACAAATGCCGTCTCCACAGACTTGTCAAAATATGATCCCTCTAACTTGACTTCtctgcaaaattaaaaaaagaaaatcattaaaatgtatttttattgcaaaatatttattttttgtttttaaataatacatgaaataattatatttatgttataaatCACCACTGTAATTGATCTCATGGTTTAAGGGGTGCAACTGCTGGGAGTTATAAAATTTATCTCTctaccttttttaaaaatgtatttttcgaaAGACAcactttgttaaaaatataaataccataAACAATCTTAGTCATTAATTGCAGTGATTTTGTGCAACTTTTGTAAAAAGTTTCAGTATTTTGTATGTTCACTGTAACCAATATTTTCAATCACAAAATTGTCATCACATGCATTTTGATTACTGTATAAATCCTGTTTGCAATAactgtccagggccccgttccgcaaagcgatcttagccctaagatcaccttaagtgcagagctaccttatgcactaaggtgatcttagtgctaagattgcttcatggaATGGTGCCCTGGTACACACAGCTTTTGACGATGGCTGACAAAATATAAAGATGTAATGTGTGTGCGGACACTATCAAGGACATGTTGATGGATTTCCATACAAAATGGACACAATCTTGGTCatgaaaaataaagttatgaGGCATCTATCAAGTTTAATCCCAATCCAGTCTACTTATAAATTGTAGTATAACAtgacagccccccccccccccccccccccaaaagtaCCTTGGGGTCCAGTGTCTGAACAGAACAGAGATAACTTTATTATTCTTAAGGTCACCATTTGGTGCCCTAAGACTTgtttaaactaataaaaaagGACAGAGGGCAGATGTAATGTATACGCACTATAATGTATATACACGTAAATGTGAAATACTTCAAATCTCTGAAGTgcagtacatatatattaaaaaacacatgtTATTGCAAAAGACCAAGAAAATACCTACTTGAATCCTTCAAGGCCAGCATATTTTCCACTGAAGTCTGGATTTGGATCATTCAGGAAATCATTGAGCATAAGTCGAGCAAGAGATTTCTGTACCAGCTTACAGTAAGGTGAATGAAAAAGAAATGCATCTACTGAATCCAGAGTGCTTGGTCCAGCTATAATAGAAAAAACAGGAAGAAATAATCTAAATGGTAATTATCTTGAGAATGAAATAAATGGCAACGGAAAGACATGTTTGGTTAAATGGTCATGATCCTCATAACTGATGGAAACTAGCACATTCATTTTTAGCTCATCTGGTTTGTCCTCAgttgctttattatttacagaaGTTCAACACAGTGTTTTGGTGTAACAGTATGCGAAAACAATCACTAGAGGTTGGATACAGGACAAATGTGTCCtctgaaatatatttcatgtaacCAGATGTGAAGAAATTAACATGTCAAGCTAAAAACAAAGTTTAGTAAGAACTAACCTGCAATGTTGTAAGAAGTATAAGTACTTTAACACCCTTTAAGTAATAGATCTCTATTAGGCGTCTGATTGTAAAatgaacttaaaaaaataaacaagtttgttattaaagttaaaatgtgaaataaaagttaaaagaaGGGAAATAGGTAAGTTTGTTGTGAATGTTACAAGGGGAAAAGACAAGTTTGTTGTGAAAGATATCTAAGAAATAGACAAGTTTATTGTTTAAGTTACAAGGTAAATAGACAAGTTTACTGTTTAAGTTACAAGGTAAATAGACAAGTTTACTGTTTAAGTTACAAGGTAAATAGACAAGTTTACTGTTTAAGTTACAAGGTAAATAGACAAGCTTACTGTTTAAGTTACAAGGTAAATAGACAAGCTTACTGTTTAAGTTACAAGGTAAATAGACAAGCTTACTGTTTAAGTTACAAGGTAAATAGACAAGCTTACTGTTTAAGTTACAAGGTAAATAGACAAGTTTACTGTTTAAGTTACAAGGTAAATAGACAAGTTTACTGTTTAAGTTACAAGGTAAATAGACAAGTTTACTGTTTAAGTTACAAGGTAAATAGACGTTTATTGTTTAAGTTACAAGGTAAATAGACAAGTTTACTGTTTAAGTTACAAGGTAAATAGACACGTTTATTGTTTAAGTTACCAGTTAGACCAGCTGTCCTTGCTTTTGCACTGTATATCTGAAAGCATTTGTCGAGTGAGTGCAGGTAACACTGGATCGACAGCTTCCCATCCACCACAGGGTACTCAGATGCCATGTCTGGTTTGTAGAAGTCATACACATGCTGCATGTGAGTTCCTCTGATACCTGGAAACAagtcaaatgtttaacaaaagtACCGGtaaggtacatgatatgcccatcaagagtttgatggaaaactgtatctattttaatgaatatgttacggatTTGATTCAATTGTAATTATGTGAattttttgcaatgggatggatgaacagtttgttttggactaaccaccatcccaagttgttcctacatgtggtttgatggtccagtatgcatctgtatgcatgaTATGAtctagacaaggatttactgttatgtgcagtaaaccatgaaaagtaggtcacagtgaacCATCCAAAGTTGTTCTTACGTGTAATGttgtttgatggtcctgtatgcatctgtattcAAGATAtaatccggacaaggatttactattatatgcagtagaccatgaaaagtaagtcacagtgacctagtaatagtatgcgacacactgccatcccaagttgttcctacatgtgagggattgatggtcctgtatgcatctgtatgcaagatatgatacGGACAAgcatttactgttatgtgcagtatacCGTGAAAACTAGGTCATACTCacttagtaatagtatgcgacacactgccatcccaagttgttcctatatGTGAGGTTTGATAGTCCTGTATGCATGAGTacgcaagatatggtccggacaagaaaacgttaacagACGGATGCACGGACAACACCAaaccataatatgacccatagatgggcatataaaaatgGGATAAAAAGGATTTAAATCAATCTCCCCAAAACTCTAAAGATTATTCAGAAGTGTCAGTGAAgcttttaatacatgtagttcttgATACCAAGCAACTTTGTTGTGTTATTAGCTGTATGTTTCTAGCTTACTACCAATAAGTACCTATAAATGATTCTATGGACTctccccaccacccaccccccatgTCCAGTGATACAATATTTTAAGTTACCTCTATCCAGGATAAGACTAGCATTTGGCCCAACAAGCATAGCCACTGCCCCTGCACCTCCAGTGCATCTTGCATTCCCTGTAGCGTAGACAGCAATATCTCCAGCAACCACAACTGCATAGCGGCCTGCaaaaaccaaccaacaaacatCCTAGTTATCTATGCATGAGGTGTCTAGCATACATTAATTATCAAGAAAACATTTCACTACATtaatcagtggcgtaggaaggaaggaaatgttttatttaacgacgcactcaacacattttatttacggttatatggcgtcagtggtgtaggaagatgccaaaaagtggggCGGGGGGCggggcacacttttacactattataaagcaaatataaagcaaaacatctgaaaagggggggggggcagacacATGCCACCTTGCTCCCCCCctcttcctatgccagtgttaATTTCAGACTTTGTGCTTAACAGTTTATTTGATCATTGattaaatttgtgtttttaaacaatatgtattCAATAAATGAAGTgtgcctacatgtatataaatgccTCTCCATGTGATGACGTTACATAttgtataaaattaaacaaatgataaaacataaaataaatttacaacaaaataacaaaagtgGAGATGGAGGGAGAATATCTACAATATCTGGTACACAATTATTTCCTCTtaatctcaaaatgtttcatccAGTACTTTTAACAGTAGTCTGTTACAAAGAATACCAAAAcaggatacatgtatattcaatgtcacAATAAACAGCTGTTACTAATACTACCAATGCTCGTAATCTATGGATTAATGcaaatacagtgaaaactcTCAAaatcggaccctctgtaaaccggttCCCCcccaaaccggacatttttaacggttcattttttaaaaatcagtacataacttaacctctctaaaccagatacccctagaaactggacattttatttggtcccgagggtgtccggtttagaggggtttcactgtatatcatatgtaatttgtattatataatgtttcCCCTATATGTACTGGttgtcttttatttcttttgcaaactaaaatattttatactatatataaatatacaaaaatagcAGTAGGTGCCATCTGGTTCCTAGACGGAAATGTTAACATAGAGGGCTGTATTAAATATTCAGTATATTATGACATACCATCCCAGGAACTCGATTCAATCCAGTTGATTGCATTAAAGAGAGCCGATGTACCACCATAACAGGCATTCGTTGTATCGATACCTTCAACGTTCGAGTTACCGCTGTTCTCAAAAAGCTGCATTAAAATAGTCTTCACACTTTTTGATTTATCTATCAATGTTTCTGTGCCCACTTCTAACCTCCCAATATCTGAGTACGAAATGCTGTTTTTGTCCATCAGTTTCTGCACAACCGTAAGACACAGCGTGCTGATGTCCTCGCGGTCTGTACAGAAACCCATCTTTGACTGGCCCAGTCCAATTGTGTACTTCCCCGTGGAGACACCATCAAACTGTTCCAGCTCAGTCTGGTCCACGTACTGTGATGGGAAGTACACCTCCATAGCAACAATCCCAACATCTTCAGGCCAACCCTGGTGATCTTTGGCTGAGAAACTAGGCATTCTTCTTAGTAGTTTGAAGATTTCACCTAAAAGAgtaaaccaaaaacaaatatgagCCATCacatagaaaaacaaacaacttgGTAATATATTGCAAATAACAGGTACCGTAGTAACACTAAAAAACTAAATCTCAGGTATTAGCACTTTATCCTATGGTAACAATAACTATATCTTGGTTTCTAACGTCATGCTAAGTGGTAGGTTTTTGCATGTGATAACTCATATTTTGTCTATAATTTTCTAATAAATCAGTCATAACTTTTAGGTTACCagattcatatttaattttaacgtCTTTATGGGTTACCAGATATTACTAATTTCAATGCCTCTGGTAAGCAGAATTTGTATCTCAAACTGATTCTGCTATGTGTTATCAAGGGCAGATCCAGGATTTCGTGAGAGGTGGGTGGGTGAGGCACATGTAGAGAAATAATACTTCCTGGTCAATATTTTTGCCAGCtaagaaatatttgggtatggcactatgaaaCTGAatactgaatgcaaccacagttgaTAGGGGTTATGGTTCAGGgatagggttaaaaaaaaatcatacagtaatgataagagtcattaagtTTGTCGAAAggtcaaattaaattttttttttttaaatctgccaAAAGATGTGgttatggtgccatacccattttaccctctgaaCAACCTTTCGGTAAGTAATACATAATTTTTCACCAATACCAAATTCAAGGGTCCACTCATAAAGCCcactgattaaaacaaaacttgaaAATGATAACTGTTCATTATGTGTGCTTCCAATATCTATAAAAAGGTTTAGAATTGCCGAAGGCAAAAGCTACATCTACCCAGTTCAGCAAGCCATTTTTCACTAATGTTTGTTACTATTTTGACTGTTTCCCGAAATGGTCAATCGGTTTaacttagtttgacacccaatagccgatgtattttttttgctggggtgtcgttaaacattcattcattcattcattcattcattcggtttaactagcccgagtactctgccattcGAGAACTAAACAGACATTTAGACGGTTATTGTAATGTACAGGCAGAATGTGTTATTTACGGCGGGGAATATTTGTTATGACGTCAACCTCAGGAGGACTTATGATGTCAACGGGATGACGTCACTAACTTTTGGTGTCGGCGGTTTGGAAAGAAAATAGAAAACAGCTGTTCTTACTGGCAGGGCCGTAAATCAATTCATataaacactgattttattaagAAAAGGATACATTGTGCAGGCGAGACCtgagaaaattaattattatagtttatttttatttctccgTAGACTGTTTTTATACTAGTCTACGAGTTACTTTATAATTCTACTGCAGAGATATTAATCATTATAAccaataaatgtaatttaattataaacagtGTGTTATTCTATCCACTCAGAATGATTGGTAAACTGTGCTTGTGGGTGGGTAGGGTGGTTTGGCGGGGAGAGAAACCCACCACGCTACCTGTAGATATTTATAACCTCCCTCATACCCCCTAAACCGTCACAGTTATGATAGCTCTCACAGTTATGATAGCTCAGTCAGAAATTACTCTATAGTGAAAACACAAAATGGCTGACTACCTCAAGGTAGACTCTAGTACAACAAAAATTCTAAGTTTGATGCTaaatacattgatcatttttgagtttgctgataacaaatattccACTTATTCACTACTACTACACACattacaggaagaaacctgtcAGCTCCTACACATTCAACTGGAAcattcttcctgtagtgtgtgtaaaATACTTGAGCAGGGTAAAATCTTAAAATATAGGCTTTACTGAATGTGCAACATTAATAAAACACCATCCCATTTGGCAACATCATTTGTTGCTGCTGTACATGCTAGAACATCTGGGAAGGGATCAACGGTCACTATAATTGGTTGTGGTAATCCACTATGACAACAAAGTCCATCTTATTTTGTCTTTTCACCTTGTACTAGTGATACAGTCAGTAAAAAAAGGCTGGTCATTTTGAAGAATTTTAACAAAACCCgtccttatttttttttttaatggcaatAGATTTGTAAATGCTGTAAGCCAATTATTCCAGCCAGGGGATCACTATGTGAGTTTGTGTTATCATGTGACAAGGTTTATGAAATCACGTGAAATTTTTGAAATCACCAATTCTTGTTTTAAATGACAACATCCTAAATGTTGGTTCAGTTACTGCATCTTCAAAGCTAGTGCACGGGGCACATTAaggcaatacttttcttaacatGCACAGCGAGTTACTTCCCTCTatgtagcaaatttaaaatggcatggatattttttaaggttgtcgttgaagatttattttgttaataatgatgcaagtacttcaatcaggATTTTGTGAGTACAGTAggttatacatatatttgacttgtgtgtccatttgttgcactatttcggttcagaaacagttgaaacatggtgccacaagtttttaATACCAGCTATATTAAGGGAATTTAAGGAGATAAAACCACACTTACACATATCTCTGGATTACTTCAagagtaaaaattctgatggacaagttaaaaaatgcaactaccagtccgacggGCAATCTGtctttttgattttgtttgacaTATGATGCTGATCACTTACCAGGTGTTcttattaatgttttgtcaatatatctatatatatcatttgaagtgaagacactgtatattatattattattaataatatattattctatagaCTGGTGGACttgtgggctagtaaattttagttggttctggtctggCAAGCTAGTGAAATatgttccatttctgcacccctgcaaCTGTAATGctgataatttaaataaaccTCTGAACACCAGTTTACTTTCATTTGCTAGACCTGCTACCTAATGACAAATGCCATTAGGTACAAGGTCTAACATTGTTACtactatataaattataattatgctAGGTGATTGACATgtcttgtttttcattttgtgcAGTTTGATATTATTGTTCATGTCTGTATGAGTCACATACagaaataaatgattgattgatgAATGATATTG
The sequence above is drawn from the Gigantopelta aegis isolate Gae_Host chromosome 6, Gae_host_genome, whole genome shotgun sequence genome and encodes:
- the LOC121374114 gene encoding hydroxymethylglutaryl-CoA synthase 1-like, with the protein product MPSFSAKDHQGWPEDVGIVAMEVYFPSQYVDQTELEQFDGVSTGKYTIGLGQSKMGFCTDREDISTLCLTVVQKLMDKNSISYSDIGRLEVGTETLIDKSKSVKTILMQLFENSGNSNVEGIDTTNACYGGTSALFNAINWIESSSWDGRYAVVVAGDIAVYATGNARCTGGAGAVAMLVGPNASLILDRGIRGTHMQHVYDFYKPDMASEYPVVDGKLSIQCYLHSLDKCFQIYSAKARTAGLTAGPSTLDSVDAFLFHSPYCKLVQKSLARLMLNDFLNDPNPDFSGKYAGLEGFKEVKLEGSYFDKSVETAFVNASKPIFEKKTKPSLMLANQVGNMYTPSLYGGLASFISHHTVEQIAGKRAVLFSYGSGLASSMFSVRVTDDLSPSSGIHKLVTSLSDLKSRLDGRMKVDPVDFDKTMKLREQTHHLAPYIPVGPVETLFPGTWYLSEVDSMHRRKYERVYPVGDDASIQASDVKKSSTLEDSSVASSVTVN